tctacCGGTTGGTTTCAAGAAAAATCACGTAAAAGTCTTTCCTTTAAAATCGAGATGTTTGTAGTCTTGATCAGTGGTTTTAGCTTTAATAAAAAGATTTCTTTTTACAGAAATCAAGCGTACTCTGTTCCCCGAGACAGATACGGATAGCATATCCTCTTCATGAAGCGCTCGATTAAAAGCACATGAATCCTATCTGATCGAATCAATGAAATCAATAACAGTTGGCCAAAATCcaccaaaaagaaggaagcgtCAGCCTGTCGGCGGTAGTAGCAAGCATAGCAACCCGGAACGGGTATTGATCCCGGGGCAGCCGGTTGGGAGGCTAGCGGAATCAAATCGAATGAGATCAAATATGGGTGGCTGCCCGCCTGCAATCATGGGCCTTCGTCTGCCACACCACCGCTGGAATGGGGCAATGACGTTGATAATACAGGAATACGGTTTTCATCCacgaagaaagagagagagagagagagagagaaggagatatACATGTAGCAAGAGGAATACATTCACCGAACGTACGTGTTTGTGTACGGACGGATCGGGCTTCCCTGCATCTTCGTGGTCGACCTATCTTTATCCTTTCTGTTGGCTAGAGCGGAGATGCTGGATCCAAGCAGCGCTCCGTGTCTATTGCGCCAAGTGTAAACCCTCACATTGCTCCAGACTCTTCGTCTCAGACGTCTGGTTGCCCTTTTGCTCTGTAGTCACTATGGACACATGCCATTTACTGATTTGCTGTACGCCTCTAGCTAAAGGCGTGCGCTCTAATCTCTCATCCTCTCTCGCTTGTTAAGCCTAGCATCATCATACAATCACTGCTTCCAGACAGCCGCTGTACCGAGTTCGTTTTcggtccggtgctgctggttgcgatTGATATTCTCTATTCCGGAACGAGCGTAAGATTGCGCGGACCTCTTTCTAGTCACGCATCGCACGGTAGATCGGTACGATTCGGCATCGTCGTAGCACTTTACTGGCGGAAGTTCGTTACGCAGAAGTTGATCCTGATTCGCTTTTCGCTCCTCTAGTGCTTCCAGTAAACATACGGATTAAAGGCGCAACAAATTCCAGTGAACAGTGTGATCCTCGAGGAGTACCGACCGAGCAGCAGAGCAAGGTCGCCCTTTTGGTGGTGTGTCGTCTGGATTCGTGTCTTCGTGAGGAACCCAAAGGGCGGCATTCAAGATGGTGAAGATACTGATGCGTGCGGACACGCACGTGTCCTTCACAGTGCCCGCCGAAGAACCAGTCGCCAAGTGCACCGTGTCCCAGGTTCAGAGCTATACTCTTAACTCACACTCGCCAAACTAACTTTCAAGATCATTTCGTCTCATCTTACTAATCTTAAGCCCTCACACCAGACACCAGTGATCAGTGCTTACCAGCAAAGACCGTGCTCCAATTCAAAAACCTTAATACTCGAGACATGTTTCGTGCAAGTAATATTAAACGGATCATTATTTTGTTCTGTTCTCGTACCATAATGGAATACTAGGTGCTTGCCGCCTTATCGGTGTCGCTCGGATCGATGGTCGTCGGATTTTCATCTGCCTACACCTCCCCCGCCCTGGTTTCCATGCAGAATCGCAACATTACGTCGTTCGAGGTGACGGATCAATCGGTAAGTTTTTGTCCTTCCAGGCCTTTCTCAAGATCATCGTCGCGCACCACATTACCACGTGTCGCGTTCGTTTCGCATCGAGACAGACTATCACTGTGGTTCATCTCCAATGCAAAGAGAGCAATACGAGTATCATCTCGAGGCTGCACATAGTTTGTGGCTGGCCTTTAGTAAACAATCAATACGACTACACGGTACCTCAGCCACGTGGCTGCGGTGCACTGTTTTGGTTTGCCCGGGAATACTAATAATGCCCAGTAGGCGATGGCGCCGTGTTGCGCATCTCAATGATGCTGATCGGCCATAATGCGAGCGCCCATTAAAGCTTCTCGAACAACGCAAATCGTGCGATGGCGTATGAGACCCCGTTTGCTTATTATTGCCTGCACGCGAATCATCTGCGATTAGCGGTTGACATTTCGCTTTAGAAGCTTTCCTAATCCGTATTCACACACACTGGAAAGCCAATCGGTAGGGCCACCCTAATGTTTTGATTTGCAATCGATTACCCTTGGGCAGCACTGGACGGTGGCTCGATCACCGCGAATGGTCGCCACTTCATGATGTGCCTTATCCTTTCATTCCAAGAATAGAGAGCACCCCAAAAGGAAGGATATATTTATATCTGTATCGTTCGCACTATGAAGGATGTATGTCTGATAAGGAAAACAATCCCCCTTACGTCCCGTGCGTCATTCCGTCGCGGGAAGTCCGTTTTCGTTATTGGGAAATGCGAATTCACGTCACTGCATCCTCGTGCCACCCATGTGTCCGTCGCCGTTCAAGGTTAAAGTGGTCCCGAATTTAATTTGCGAATTACACGATGACGCTTCCTCGTTCACACTGGTTCTTCATGCTCTCATCCTCTACGTTTCTCTCTACATCTGCTCCACAGGGTTCCTGGGTTGGTGGTATCATGCCACTGGCCGGCTTGGCTGGCGGTATCCTGGGTGGACCCATGATTGAGTACCTTGGCCGCAAAAACACTATCctggcgacggcgacaccCTTTATCATTTCGTGGCTGCTGATCGGATGTGCTACGCACGTTGCCATGGTGCTCGTAGGTAAGTAAGAAAGCCATCCCTTGGGGGGTTGTCCAACAATTCAAAGTTGATCCAGGTGCACTAATGTTGCCATGTTTACTTTGTCCGTGACTAGGTCGTGCAATGTCGGGACTGTGCGTTGGTATTGCATCGCTCTCGCTGCCAGTGTATCTCGGTGAAACGGTACAGCCGGAAGTGCGTGGTACGCTGGGCTTGCTACCAACGGCGTTTGGTAATATTGGCATTCTGCTTTGCTTTGTGGCCGGTAATTACTTAGACTGGTCGGGGTTGGCATTCCTTGGTGCTGCCCTTCCCGTGCCGTTCCTACTGTTAATGTTCCTGATCCCGGAGACGCCCCGTTGGTACGTTTCGCGCAATCGCGAAGACCGAGCCCGGAAAGCTCTGCAGTGGCTACGCGGTCGCAAAGCCGATGTCGAGCCGGAGTTGAAGGGCATCGCTAAATCTCACCAGGAAGCGGAACGACATGCGTCAAAGAGTGCCATGCTTGATCTGTTGAAGAAGTCCAACCTGAAGCCGCTGCTGATCTCTCTCGGACTGATGTTCTTCCAGCAGCTATCCGGTATCAATGCCGTCATCTTCTACACCGTGACGATTTTCAAAAGTGCCGGTTCGACGATCGATGAAAATATTTGCACGATTATTGTCGGTTGCGTGAACTTTATTGCAACCTTCATTGCGACGGTGCTGATTGATCGGTTGGGCCGCAAGATCCTGCTGTACATCTCAGACGTGGCCATGATCATTACGCTGATGACACTCGGTACGTTCTTCTACATGAAGAACAACGGTGACGATGTGTCGCACATTGGCTGGCTTCCATTGGCCGCGTtcgttgtgtttgtgcttggTTTTTCGCTCGGATTCGGTCCAATCCCATGGCTGATGATGGGAGAGATTCTGCCAGGTAAGATCCGTGGTTCTGCTGCATCCGTCGCGACCGCCTTCAACTGGAGCTGCACGTTCGTTGTGACGAAAACGTTCGCTGACATTACCGGTAAGTTGCACGATCATCGGTATGTGCAATCGAGGCAGCAAACACTAACAGTACATTTTTCGTTCAATCTTTTCTAGCTGCCATTGGTAATCACGGTGCGTTCTGGATGTTTGGTTCGGTGTGTATCATCGGCTTGTTGTTCGTCATTATGTACGTACCAGAGACGCAGGGCAAATCACTCGAGGATATCGAGCGGAAGATGATGGGCCGCGTGCGACGAATGAGCTCGGTGGCCAACATTAAGCCATTGTCGTTCAACATGTAAAAGGGCTGCGTTGTGTGGCATGGAGGGATGCTTCCATGTTTCTGCACAAGAAGCATTCGCCAAATTGGACCACCTGGCGCCATCGCGGGATAATTGCGAAGCTGTTCTAATGGGATGTGATATGATGTTCAAAAGAATTGCTAGACCAACGGTGGTGCTCAGATTCTTTTCTTCGATGTGGCTGCGGCCCTTTTACCCCTTCGCCCACTGCTCTCTGTCTGCTCGACGAGAAGATCGATCAGCAGCTGATCGGTTGACGGAGTTGGCATGACGATCGTGCTTGTTCATATTGTTCCTGATCACAAACTATCCCCCGGAAAGCACATGCACCGTCGAATGCGGTGCATTAGTTATCGTTTAATGGTATCACTCAGTGATTAGTATAGTGAAGGTTTACATAATAGACATTCTGCACGAAGATGCTggatattatttaaaaaaaggaaaagagtgGAACCAAGAGAGCAGCTTCCAAAGGATAGagcaaaaatcataaattcttCGGACGTAGGTGTTGCCACGGTATCCGGCATCAGCATCTTATCATAGATAATGAGCAAGTGAGCGCAAAGTTTTAACCTAGATTAGGAAGGCGGTACATTAAGGATGCGTCtgttttggtggtttctcaAAGGAAGAAGCGAGCAAACGCCGCTGTTACGGAGAGCTGATAGTGGCAATGAGGACATAACAGGGTTTATAGAACGACAGAACAGGGCGATTTTTAAAACTATATCCTAATTAAAGTGTTTTAGTGGCCTACATTAGATTCTCTGCCTGAGCATGTCTGGGGGGCACTCCTATAGTGGTTGTAAATAGTATAGGACGAAGTGAGGATATATACATActgaaaagtgaaattaaCAAAGCACAAACCATCCCGACTTTTGCTTGTGACTGAGAACTGTCGCTCTCTGTGGTGTCACAAACAATTGAAATTATGAGATTGTTTTCAAGTGGAATAAACTATAgacaaaaagaaggaatacCAGTTAAAGGCGTTGCTGTGTCCAAACGATGGGATCGGTTTCGTTAGGAATGCAAAATATAGTATGGGAACTGAACTTGAAAGAACTTACCCATCACCTGAACTCGGCAAATCGCGCACGTATCGCACTCGACATCCCAGCTCCACATCGCGACGGCGTTCCACTTTTTCAGCGTGAACATCTTGTCCGGCTTGACATCGTCGAACTTATCGCAGGAGTTTTCGTTCTCGTCCGCCATCCTGTAATAGGAGAATCGATTATTTTGTTATATTATGGATTTTCTCAGTTCGAGCACAgcgagagggcgtggtagacCTAaatcgaggaggaggacgccAGAAAAAGGATTTAGGATCCGTTTTCGGAGTTTCcccggtctttttggggaaattattatacataaatattaatttatttccatgAAATTTGTATGGAAAGGTTTATTTTAGTTTaagtaataaaatatataGCTTTCTTTAAAGAAAATTcatggaaaacccaaaaaaactcTTCGGAAAATGAATCGGCTTTTCTAATCCTGATTTCTGATTGGTCCTCCGATTTGGCGTCCATCAGCTGATCATTCAAGGTCAAATTCGT
This sequence is a window from Anopheles darlingi chromosome 3, idAnoDarlMG_H_01, whole genome shotgun sequence. Protein-coding genes within it:
- the LOC125955335 gene encoding facilitated trehalose transporter Tret1 isoform X2 encodes the protein MVKILMRADTHVSFTVPAEEPVAKCTVSQVLAALSVSLGSMVVGFSSAYTSPALVSMQNRNITSFEVTDQSGSWVGGIMPLAGLAGGILGGPMIEYLGRKNTILATATPFIISWLLIGCATHVAMVLVGRAMSGLCVGIASLSLPVYLGETVQPEVRGTLGLLPTAFGNIGILLCFVAGNYLDWSGLAFLGAALPVPFLLLMFLIPETPRWYVSRNREDRARKALQWLRGRKADVEPELKGIAKSHQEAERHASKSAMLDLLKKSNLKPLLISLGLMFFQQLSGINAVIFYTVTIFKSAGSTIDENICTIIVGCVNFIATFIATVLIDRLGRKILLYISDVAMIITLMTLGTFFYMKNNGDDVSHIGWLPLAAFVVFVLGFSLGFGPIPWLMMGEILPGKIRGSAASVATAFNWSCTFVVTKTFADITAAIGNHGAFWMFGSVCIIGLLFVIMYVPETQGKSLEDIERKMMGRVRRMSSVANIKPLSFNM
- the LOC125955335 gene encoding facilitated trehalose transporter Tret1 isoform X1 yields the protein MSSGRPGGGGASGGGSGGAGPMGRIVDKIKRTMTNEGGDEIRDPLQHGYQRVNTAEGSLSTSTTATSLDTIVLDTNADDLTSTPQRSQPMRTFTPIMETDDTNPFLEPTQKTKSKSSLKASSRVSFDQEDDQFDEDENNFRKQREHFQKHKSHSTSEHKTQLIKELRHLLATDNRGHFQGKKHMSLDVKSAKVLEQLLKASSSSDDFEGQRKQFQERKHKSLDARHISFKFDKEPSPSSSDEDFEPSTSLLKIDADITKPVIIDLKDLESSDEEDYISSRKHFQQSKSMSTDSRKSIRFMEMEMGTKEENLRTAVPFVRQITEEGKPKLEVYRPTTNPIYIWTQVLAALSVSLGSMVVGFSSAYTSPALVSMQNRNITSFEVTDQSGSWVGGIMPLAGLAGGILGGPMIEYLGRKNTILATATPFIISWLLIGCATHVAMVLVGRAMSGLCVGIASLSLPVYLGETVQPEVRGTLGLLPTAFGNIGILLCFVAGNYLDWSGLAFLGAALPVPFLLLMFLIPETPRWYVSRNREDRARKALQWLRGRKADVEPELKGIAKSHQEAERHASKSAMLDLLKKSNLKPLLISLGLMFFQQLSGINAVIFYTVTIFKSAGSTIDENICTIIVGCVNFIATFIATVLIDRLGRKILLYISDVAMIITLMTLGTFFYMKNNGDDVSHIGWLPLAAFVVFVLGFSLGFGPIPWLMMGEILPGKIRGSAASVATAFNWSCTFVVTKTFADITAAIGNHGAFWMFGSVCIIGLLFVIMYVPETQGKSLEDIERKMMGRVRRMSSVANIKPLSFNM